In one Nicotiana tomentosiformis chromosome 6, ASM39032v3, whole genome shotgun sequence genomic region, the following are encoded:
- the LOC104100468 gene encoding antimicrobial ginkbilobin-2-like protein, producing MASSKIISSLFFLLHIAILAQTVISTDPLFHFCSKSGNFTANSYYAKNLKNLLGDLYLKTPLTGFSTSSIGQTPDQTYGLSLCRGDVSSTNCKSCVVDASEELGKRCPYDKEAIIWYDNCLLKYSYNDFLGKIDNTYKFYMWNVRVVNKPESFNAKTKELLGSLVETAYKKQNLYASGDMELIGDQYEKLYGLVQCTRDLSSEDCKKCLEGIITEIPSCCDGKEGGRVVGGSCNFRYEIYPFVNTN from the coding sequence ATGGCTTCCTCAAAAATAATCTCTTCTCTATTCTTCCTATTACATATTGCAATTCTTGCACAAACAGTGATTTCCACAGATCCACTCTTCCATTTTTGTTCAAAATCTGGAAACTTCACAGCCAACAGTTACTATGCAAAAAACTTGAAAAATCTCTTAGGTGATCTTTACTTAAAAACACCCCTAACAGGGTTCTCAACTAGCTCAATCGGGcaaactcccgatcaaacctatggACTTTCTCTATGTCGTGGCGATGTTTCAAGCACTAATTGTAAGTCCTGTGTAGTAGATGCAAGTGAAGAACTTGGTAAACGTTGTCCTTACGATAAAGAAGCGATCATATGGTACGATAATTGCCTTCTTAAATATTCGTACAATGATTTTCTAGGAAAAATTGATAATACGTACAAGTTTTACATGTGGAATGTTCGTGTTGTGAATAAGCCAGAATCTTTTAATGCAAAGACTAAAGAATTGTTGGGAAGTTTAGTTGAAACGGCTTATAAAAAGCAGAATTTATATGCAAGTGGAGATATGGAGCTAATTGGAGATCAGTATGAGAAATTGTATGGATTGGTTCAATGCACAAGGGATCTTTCTAGTGAAGACTGTAAAAAATGTCTCGAGGGTATTATTACTGAAATTCCAAGTTGTTGTGATGGAAAAGAAGGTGGAAGAGTTGTCGGGGGAAGCTGTAACTTTAGATATGAAATTTATCCTTTTGTTAATACTAATTAA